From the Leucobacter tenebrionis genome, one window contains:
- a CDS encoding CDP-alcohol phosphatidyltransferase family protein codes for MLERGTRGYRENVITLQNAQKSGAGVPAYMRWVNRWLGRRIAAAAAVVGLTPNAVTAISALCSLAGLVLLVAVEPGIGVGIAVAVLLALGFACDSADGQLARLTGTGGPAGEWMDHVVDAIRTPLTHVAVAVAWTLHRPETAWVAAIALAYAVVSAGQFMSQILAEQLVRQRGGEAPEASGVPKSLALIPTDTGTLCWSFALWGAPLVFVPVYALLFGVNAVYAVVSMRRKYLRLRAL; via the coding sequence ATGCTCGAACGCGGCACCCGCGGATATCGCGAGAACGTCATCACGTTGCAGAACGCCCAGAAGAGCGGCGCCGGCGTGCCCGCCTATATGCGCTGGGTGAACCGCTGGCTCGGCAGGCGCATCGCCGCCGCCGCTGCCGTGGTCGGGCTCACGCCGAACGCGGTCACGGCGATCAGCGCGCTCTGCTCGCTGGCAGGGCTGGTGCTGCTGGTCGCGGTCGAGCCCGGCATCGGGGTCGGGATCGCCGTGGCCGTGCTGCTCGCGCTCGGCTTCGCGTGCGACTCCGCCGACGGCCAACTGGCGCGCCTCACCGGCACCGGCGGGCCGGCCGGTGAGTGGATGGATCACGTCGTCGACGCGATCCGCACGCCCCTCACCCACGTCGCGGTCGCCGTCGCCTGGACTCTGCACCGCCCCGAGACGGCATGGGTGGCGGCCATCGCCCTCGCCTACGCCGTGGTGTCGGCGGGGCAGTTCATGAGCCAGATCCTCGCCGAGCAGCTCGTTCGGCAGCGCGGGGGAGAGGCCCCTGAAGCGTCGGGCGTGCCGAAGTCGCTGGCGCTGATCCCGACCGACACGGGCACCCTCTGCTGGAGCTTCGCGCTCTGGGGCGCGCCCCTGGTCTTCGTGCCGGTGTACGCGTTGCTGTTCGGTGTGAACGCCGTCTACGCGGTCGTGTCGATGCGGCGCAAGTACCTCAGATTGCGAGCGCTCTGA
- a CDS encoding fibrinogen-like YCDxxxxGGGW domain-containing protein, whose protein sequence is MTGRIAAGLALVAALAAGPLAAPMPAAAAGPAPVDGLSEATAAASCWEIKQVTPNAPSGVYWIATSAMGGAQQFYCDQERAGGGWVLVGRGRDGWGIANAGSGTPEQVRSAVTGPEAFQPRQLSSTLIGQLANGAPIKDLPDGIRLVRATNQQGTTWQDMTFTLASPRADWTWQFNNKQRVAAYKFGNGSTRTGGETRDFGSDSSYNRVRTVTGSTEGWKMGFGFGSQIRGNPASTSYLWSKDTSTGYARPFTQVYIRPKLMSGEVFKPIPDSGTPAVTTTAVADSFALPQPWSVTGLGNGPSSIEGNNEVAAFTEDNGKVYVGGNFTTVQKTAAGAGAEQQSYLAAFNRDTGEWDPAFRPTFNNAIRALAALPGNRIAVGGFFTEVNGEPRNGLAVIDGTTGELDPQFTGRLINYLSGGFPLVRTLDVQDGWLYVGGSFTHGTGGSTTQERYMRAAGRLSVTDGTPDTWNPEFNGTVMSVDASERGDRAYFAGYFSTSRGRVADKGAALSTQNTDLFTWNVLFSNRSGGRTGYQQAVKEVGDRVWLGGSEHSLFSYSRDDFSVMSTTVGNAGGDFQAIDDYNGVVYGGCHCFETQYEGETKWPEIGTGWTSADAIFGTGAWSATTGQRVTEFNGAFSTHRGAGSWALMVDSNGTLWQGGDWSYSTRAGYVRQWTSGFTRQGQRDVTAPATPAGLSAKSDATAVSLSWQAASDNTAVTGYEVLRNDRVVATVTGTTAKLPPADAAAKYFVRAVDAAGNKSASTAAVLAEQQPETVTLVGTGETWAYLFNPTGPAGPIGSWTGVGYDTAGWSTGAAPFGWGHTGLATPLTAPDPKPIASFYRKAFEVADATRVASMEITTRADDGIVVYVNGTEVGRKNVSANPAGIGSYATSSPNAATALANPVTITVPGELLVTGTNVIAVSVHSGYRATPSHSFELRAVGTVSATPLRASAAAAPAAPPAAAAEPPAEDPDGGTGEADGAADGGSGSADPAGSADPEASADSEASADSAGSADPEGSADPTGSADAEGSTDPEGSADPADQAQAQDGTTQTPRVPQSPEDAEKLSASSPAVPPAAEGFSPRSGGRSILIAPAPAGLKTE, encoded by the coding sequence ATGACGGGGAGGATCGCCGCGGGCCTCGCGCTCGTCGCGGCGCTCGCCGCCGGCCCCCTCGCGGCCCCGATGCCGGCCGCCGCCGCGGGCCCGGCGCCCGTCGACGGGCTGAGCGAGGCGACCGCTGCCGCGTCCTGCTGGGAGATCAAGCAGGTCACCCCGAACGCGCCGAGCGGCGTGTACTGGATCGCGACCTCGGCCATGGGCGGCGCCCAGCAGTTCTACTGCGATCAGGAGCGGGCTGGCGGCGGGTGGGTGCTCGTCGGTCGCGGCCGTGACGGCTGGGGCATCGCGAATGCGGGATCGGGCACTCCTGAGCAGGTGCGCAGCGCCGTGACCGGCCCGGAGGCGTTCCAACCGCGGCAGCTTTCGTCGACGCTCATCGGCCAGCTCGCGAACGGCGCCCCCATCAAGGATCTGCCCGACGGCATCCGTCTCGTGCGTGCCACGAACCAGCAGGGCACCACCTGGCAGGACATGACCTTCACGTTGGCGAGTCCGCGCGCCGACTGGACGTGGCAGTTCAACAACAAGCAGCGCGTCGCCGCGTACAAGTTCGGCAACGGCAGCACCCGCACCGGCGGCGAGACGCGCGACTTCGGCAGCGACAGCTCGTACAACCGAGTGCGCACCGTGACCGGCAGCACCGAGGGCTGGAAGATGGGCTTCGGGTTCGGGTCGCAGATCCGCGGCAACCCCGCTTCCACGAGCTACCTCTGGTCGAAGGACACCTCGACGGGGTACGCGAGGCCCTTCACGCAGGTCTACATCAGGCCGAAGCTCATGAGCGGTGAGGTGTTCAAGCCGATCCCCGATTCCGGCACTCCCGCGGTCACCACGACCGCGGTGGCCGACAGCTTCGCGCTGCCGCAGCCCTGGAGCGTGACCGGGCTCGGCAACGGCCCCAGCTCGATCGAGGGCAACAACGAGGTGGCCGCGTTCACCGAGGACAACGGCAAGGTGTACGTGGGCGGCAACTTCACGACGGTGCAGAAGACCGCGGCCGGTGCCGGCGCGGAGCAGCAGTCGTACCTCGCGGCGTTCAATCGCGACACGGGGGAGTGGGACCCCGCCTTCCGGCCCACATTCAACAACGCGATCCGCGCCCTCGCCGCGCTGCCCGGCAACCGCATCGCGGTCGGCGGCTTCTTCACCGAGGTGAACGGCGAGCCTCGCAACGGCCTCGCCGTGATCGACGGCACCACCGGCGAGCTCGATCCGCAGTTCACCGGCCGCCTCATCAACTACCTGAGCGGCGGCTTCCCGCTCGTGCGCACCCTCGACGTGCAGGACGGCTGGCTGTATGTCGGCGGCTCCTTCACCCACGGCACCGGCGGATCCACCACGCAGGAGCGCTACATGCGGGCCGCGGGCCGGCTCTCCGTGACCGACGGCACCCCGGATACCTGGAACCCCGAGTTCAACGGCACCGTCATGTCGGTCGACGCCTCCGAGCGGGGCGACCGGGCCTACTTCGCGGGTTACTTCAGCACCTCGCGCGGGCGTGTGGCCGACAAGGGCGCCGCGCTCTCGACGCAGAACACCGACCTGTTCACCTGGAACGTGCTCTTCTCGAACCGCAGCGGTGGCCGCACCGGCTACCAGCAGGCGGTGAAGGAGGTCGGCGACCGGGTGTGGCTCGGCGGGTCTGAGCACTCGCTCTTCAGCTACTCGCGCGACGACTTCTCGGTGATGAGCACGACGGTCGGCAACGCCGGCGGCGACTTCCAGGCCATCGACGACTACAACGGCGTCGTCTACGGCGGGTGCCACTGCTTCGAGACGCAGTACGAGGGCGAGACGAAGTGGCCCGAGATCGGCACCGGGTGGACCTCGGCCGACGCGATCTTCGGCACCGGCGCGTGGAGCGCGACCACCGGGCAGCGGGTCACGGAGTTCAACGGAGCCTTCAGCACGCACCGGGGCGCGGGATCATGGGCGCTGATGGTCGACTCGAACGGCACGCTCTGGCAGGGCGGCGACTGGTCGTACTCGACGCGGGCCGGCTACGTGCGGCAGTGGACCAGCGGGTTCACGAGGCAGGGGCAGCGCGACGTCACCGCGCCCGCAACGCCGGCGGGCCTGTCGGCGAAGAGCGATGCCACGGCCGTCTCGCTCAGCTGGCAGGCCGCGAGTGACAACACCGCCGTCACCGGCTACGAGGTGCTGCGCAACGATCGTGTGGTCGCGACGGTCACCGGCACGACGGCGAAGCTGCCGCCCGCAGACGCCGCGGCGAAGTACTTCGTGCGCGCGGTCGACGCCGCGGGCAACAAGTCGGCCTCGACGGCGGCAGTGCTCGCCGAGCAGCAGCCCGAGACCGTCACGCTCGTGGGCACCGGCGAGACCTGGGCCTACCTGTTCAACCCGACCGGGCCGGCCGGGCCCATCGGCTCCTGGACCGGGGTCGGCTACGACACGGCGGGCTGGTCGACGGGTGCGGCTCCGTTCGGCTGGGGGCACACTGGCCTCGCGACGCCGCTGACGGCGCCGGATCCGAAGCCCATCGCCTCCTTCTACCGCAAGGCGTTCGAGGTCGCCGACGCGACCCGTGTCGCCTCGATGGAGATCACCACGCGGGCCGACGACGGCATCGTGGTCTACGTCAACGGCACCGAGGTGGGGCGCAAGAACGTGTCGGCGAACCCGGCCGGGATCGGCAGCTACGCGACGAGCTCCCCCAACGCCGCCACCGCTCTCGCGAACCCCGTCACGATCACGGTGCCCGGCGAGCTGCTCGTCACCGGTACGAACGTGATCGCGGTGTCGGTGCACTCGGGCTACCGCGCCACTCCGAGCCACAGCTTCGAGCTTCGGGCGGTCGGAACGGTGAGCGCGACGCCGCTCAGGGCGTCCGCGGCGGCGGCTCCGGCGGCGCCGCCCGCGGCCGCCGCGGAGCCCCCGGCCGAGGATCCCGACGGCGGAACCGGCGAGGCGGATGGAGCGGCCGACGGCGGATCGGGATCGGCTGATCCAGCCGGCTCCGCGGATCCCGAGGCTTCGGCTGATTCCGAGGCTTCGGCTGATTCCGCGGGTTCGGCCGATCCCGAGGGCTCCGCCGATCCGACAGGCTCAGCCGATGCCGAGGGGTCGACCGATCCTGAAGGCTCCGCCGATCCAGCCGACCAGGCCCAGGCCCAGGACGGCACCACCCAGACTCCTCGGGTCCCCCAGTCGCCCGAGGACGCAGAGAAGCTTTCCGCATCTTCCCCAGCCGTCCCCCCGGCTGCGGAAGGCTTCTCCCCCAGGAGCGGCGGGCGGTCTATCCTGATCGCCCCCGCTCCCGCGGGTCTCAAGACGGAGTGA